A stretch of the Acyrthosiphon pisum isolate AL4f chromosome A2, pea_aphid_22Mar2018_4r6ur, whole genome shotgun sequence genome encodes the following:
- the LOC100168820 gene encoding ribonuclease H2 subunit A — translation MNSNYKVCHTIADVKSVISSENNSFDVRIESDLPESTTTEKCILGIDEAGRGPVLGPMVYGTSYCSVDNQAILKTLGCADSKVLSEQARDDIFDGITKQSEILGWAVHIISPTTISNCSFRRQKCSLNEISHNAAIGLIQRVLDRGVNICEVFVDTVGPPEKYQEKLLSIFPQLKITVSKKADSLFPIVSAASICAKVTRDAALKNWKFIERPGEDIDSNWGSGYPNDPVTKEYLKKNIDPVFGFPSIVRFSWSTAELVLKNNAAQVDWSDEEEDEDKKSVPITSFFGQNSKQVQQKTPFFDDRGLIVTTKF, via the exons atgaacagTAACTATAAAGTTTGCCATACCATTGCTGATGTGAAATCGGTGATTTCGTCTGAAAATAATTCATTTGATGTTCGCATCGAATCTGATTTGCCTGAATCGACGACAACTGAAAAATGTATCTTGGGAATTGACGAAGCTGGCCGTGGTCCTGTcctag GTCCAATGGTATATGGTACATCTTACTGTTCAGTAGACAATCAAGCTATACTAAAGACATTAGGATGTGCCGATTCAAAAGTTTTGTCTGAACAAGCTCGAGATGATATCTTTGATGGAATAACAAAACAATCTGAAATACTTGGATGGGCCGTACACATTATATCACCTACTACAATAAGCAATTGTAGCTTTAGGAG gcAAAAGTGTTCTTTGAATGAAATTTCACATAATGCTGCCATTGGTTTGATACAACGAGTTTTGGATAGAGGAGTAAATATTTGTGAAGTATTTGTAGATACTGTTGGACCACCTGAAAAGTACCAA gaaaaATTACTATCAATATTCCCTCAACTAAAAATCACAGTGTCTAAAAAAGCTGATTCTTTGTTTCCAATTGTAAGTGCTGCTAGTATTTGCGCTAAAGTAACCCGTGATGCTGcgttaaaaaattggaaatttattgAAAGACCTGGAGAAGATATTGATTCAAATTGGGGAAGCGGATACCCAAatg ATCCTGTTACAaaagaatatttgaaaaaaaacatagatcCGGTATTTGGATTTCCTAGTATTGTACGATTTTCTTGGTCTACAGCAGAATtggtactaaaaaataatgcagCACAAGTAGACTG gtctGATGAAGAAGAAGATGAAGACAAAAAATCAGTACCTATAACTTCATTTTTTGGTCAAAATAGTAAACAAGTTCAACAAAAAACGCCTTTTTTTGATGATAGAGGTTTAATAGTTACAACTAAATTTTAG